A genome region from Lytechinus pictus isolate F3 Inbred chromosome 14, Lp3.0, whole genome shotgun sequence includes the following:
- the LOC129276197 gene encoding solute carrier family 25 member 35-like → MPIDVVEFCLGGTAAACAVLFTNPLEVVKTRFQLQGELKAWGTYQRHYRNVFHAFYTIGRYDGLLALQAGLAPALVYTAIQNGTRLGTYQILVDMGLTRNKAGETSLPRTICAAGVGGYVGALISSPLFLIKTHLQSQSNEVIAVGHQHTHSGWLQGLKKIYVEGGVKGLWRGVHAQTVRNVIGSASQLTAFALTSDFITEKEIFVPSSRYIPITSSMVASAAIVVFVTPFDVISIRLYNQGVDKGAGKGVYYRGFWDCALKIWRREGPVGFYKGWSASWFRFAPQTILSLSFWNMMQNGYYRYLGERHMSQLRRNQAKTL, encoded by the exons ATGCCTATTGATGTGGTGGAGTTTTGTCTCGGGGGCACTGCAGCTGCCTGTGCAGTTCTTTTCACAAACCCGTTAGAAGTAGTCAAGACTAGGTTCCAACTGCAGGGAGAGTTGAAGGCGTGGGGAACCTATCAACGTCACTACAGGAATGTCTTCCATGCCTTCTACACCATCGGTCGATATGACGGTCTCCTTGCCCTGCAAGCTGGGTTGGCCCCAGCTCTTGTGTATACTGCGATTCAGAATGGCACAAGACTCGGAACCTACCAGATTTTAGTGGATATGGGGCTAACGAGGAATAAGGCCGGTGAAACGAGTCTTCCAAGGACAATCTGTGCAGCAGGAGTCGGTGGTTATGTAGGGGCACTGATCAGCAGTCCTTTGTTCCTT ATTAAGACACATCTTCAATCCCAGTCTAATGAAGTCATTGCAGTAGGTCACCAGCACACTCACAGTGGTTGGCTGCAAGGCTTGAAGAAGATCTACGTAGAGGGCGGCGTCAAGGGCTTATGGAGAGGGGTCCACGCTCAGACTGTACGAAATGTTATAGGTTCGGCATCGCAGCTGACAGCTTTTGCTTTAACGAGTGATTTTATCACTGAAAAAGAG atcTTTGTGCCTAGCAGTCGCTACATCCCCATCACCTCGAGCATGGTGGCGAGCGCCGCCATCGTAGTCTTTGTGACACCCTTTGACGTCATAAGTATCCGCCTGTACAACCAAGGAGTGGACAAGGGAGCGGGAAAGGGGGTGTATTACCGGGGCTTCTGGGACTGTGCTTTGAAGATCTGGCGAAGGGAGGGTCCAGTAGGGTTCTACAAGGGTTGGTCCGCCTCCTGGTTCCGGTTCGCGCCACAAACCATCCTGAGTCTTTCTTTCTGGAATATGATGCAAAATGGCTACTACCGTTACCTAGGGGAGAGGCATATGTCTCAATTACGTCGTAACCAAGCAAAGACGTTGTGA